AAAAGGTAACATTCGTTTTCATTTAATACAAAATCTTCCATGATCATGGCACCGGCAGTTGTATATGGTCCTCCCGAGTATAGCACATTTCCCATTGCATCGGTCAGTTCCCATGTTGTTTCTTCGGGGTTTTCATCGGTGCGGATCAGCAGGCTCACATCTGCGGGAGTGCTTTTCTTTTCTATGGTTGAAATAACTGTGTCGTTTGCAGGATATTGGTCGGGATTGTTATTCGGATTTCCGCAGAATATTTTCAGCACATTGCTTTCAAGCGGTTCAAAAGATATTGCAGGAAGAGATACGGTGTCGGTTCCCAGGAAGGGAAGGTTTCCCGACCAGGAATAGCTGCTGAGTGTTCCCCCGTTTACCTGATAGTCAATATTGCAGGAAGTAAGTTCCTGTTCTCCGTAATTGCGGATGATTACGGATGGTTCCAGGATTCCTGAACAGGCATTGACCGGAAGATGTGTGATTGTTTTAGCTATCACATCGTAGTCATTCTCATTTTCAAAGTCAAGCAGATTGATCTTGGTTCCCTGAAGGATTTCTTTCGTGCTGTTATTCTGCACGAATACAACGAGTTCACAATGTTCTGCGTTCCAGGAGGGATCAAGGGAGAAATCGAAACTGAATGATTGGGTGTTCCCGCCGGAGAAATCAAGATTAGTGCCCAGATGGTTGGGTATCATCTTCCTTT
This DNA window, taken from Bacteroidota bacterium, encodes the following:
- a CDS encoding T9SS type A sorting domain-containing protein; its protein translation is EMVEAYSGSNLKLHVVVTESQIHKTWQGMSELNFVERKMIPNHLGTNLDFSGGNTQSFSFDFSLDPSWNAEHCELVVFVQNNSTKEILQGTKINLLDFENENDYDVIAKTITHLPVNACSGILEPSVIIRNYGEQELTSCNIDYQVNGGTLSSYSWSGNLPFLGTDTVSLPAISFEPLESNVLKIFCGNPNNNPDQYPANDTVISTIEKKSTPADVSLLIRTDENPEETTWELTDAMGNVLYSGGPYTTAGAMIMEDFVLNENECYLFNMYDAGGDGFIQPGFFILYYGSNISILQGFGFGNLLSTEFTTDASTGFSDNSLAAGIKVFPNPADELINMVFNLNETGNVKVEIFTLTGEVVYASEIYSQSGLQELQIPCNHISDGMYLLKYSTLQESVTSKVIIRH